In the Desulfurellaceae bacterium genome, CCGCGAACTCACCTTTTCCCTGGACGCCACGCCGGGCCTGGCCGCGTTCAGAGACGGTTCTTTTTCTGTGGAAGTGCGAGCCGAAGACCACGCCAACTGGTGGCTGTTCAGCCGTAGCGCGGCCGCCGTTCGGACCTTCGAGCTCGACCGCACGCCGCCCCGGGTCATCCTCCTGTCGACCCAGCACCGCATTCGACAGGGCGGGGCCGAATTGATCCGCTATCGGACCTCCCCGGACACCCAGCGCAGCGGCGTCACGGTTGGCGAGCGGAGCTTCCGCGGCTACCGGCAGCCGACGGCCGACAGCGACGAGTTTGTGTGCCTGTTTGCCCTCGGCCATAACGACCCGGTTCAGATCCCCATCAGCGTCTGGGCTGAGGATCATGTCGGTAACCGGACCGAGACGACGCTGGCGGTCTTTCGCCACAACCGCAGATTCCGTCAGCGCACAATCACCATCTCGGACCGCTTTATTGATACGGTCCTGGCCGAGGTCATCCGACAGTCCAAGCTGCCCACCCCTGAAACCCAGCTCGAGCGTTTTCTGCTGGTCAACGCCGAACTGCGCCGCCAGAACGACGCCACGATTGAGGAGATTGCCGGCCGCTCGGTCGATCACGTCCTGTGGAGCGAGGCCTTCAGCCAGCTGAGCAACTCGCAGGTCGAAGCCCGCTATGCCGACCACCGCGCCTACGTGTATCAGGGCCAGGAAGTCGATCAGCAGACCCACCTGGGCTTTGATCTGGCCTCGACCTCCCAGGGTCCGGTCGAGGCGGCCAATGCCGGCACCGTGGTGTATACCGCCTATCTCGGCATCTACGGCAACTGCGTCATTCTCGATCACGGCCTGGGGCTGATGTCGCTGTACGCCCACCTGAGTCAGATTGATGTGGCCGAAGGCCAGCAGATACAGC is a window encoding:
- a CDS encoding M23 family metallopeptidase, which codes for MGLVLKGGVPLLLLVAVLYWNWDGSPPVISWPSNLSESVGGQSPITVRLLDSGKGLASVSVVAVQADTRTPILTERIARPLAPWASGTLHRELTFSLDATPGLAAFRDGSFSVEVRAEDHANWWLFSRSAAAVRTFELDRTPPRVILLSTQHRIRQGGAELIRYRTSPDTQRSGVTVGERSFRGYRQPTADSDEFVCLFALGHNDPVQIPISVWAEDHVGNRTETTLAVFRHNRRFRQRTITISDRFIDTVLAEVIRQSKLPTPETQLERFLLVNAELRRQNDATIEEIAGRSVDHVLWSEAFSQLSNSQVEARYADHRAYVYQGQEVDQQTHLGFDLASTSQGPVEAANAGTVVYTAYLGIYGNCVILDHGLGLMSLYAHLSQIDVAEGQQIQQGEMLGRTGKTGLAGGDHLHFAILVQGVPVTPLEWWDADWVQTHFFSRLRAAAG